The Roseovarius indicus genome has a segment encoding these proteins:
- the metF gene encoding methylenetetrahydrofolate reductase [NAD(P)H], with protein MKAPSVSFEFFPPKSLEASFRLWDTVQALAPLEPDFVSVTYGAGGTTRELTRDAVATLHKTSGLNVAAHLTCVDASREETLAIADGFAEAGVNEIVALRGDPPKGSGGFTPHPDGFNDSCELISALAETGKFKIRVGAYPEKHPEAADSNADIDYLKRKIDAGADEAITQFFFEADTFFRFRDACAKAGIDAPILPGILPIENWNGARRFAESCGTSVPAWLADAFEKAQAHDDGREDLLAVAVATELCSKLIDGGVEHLHFYTLNRPDLTRDVCHALGVRSKVELRDVA; from the coding sequence ATGAAAGCCCCCTCCGTCTCCTTCGAGTTCTTCCCCCCCAAGTCGCTCGAGGCCTCCTTCCGCCTCTGGGACACCGTCCAGGCGCTGGCCCCGCTCGAGCCCGACTTCGTGTCGGTCACCTACGGCGCCGGCGGCACCACGCGTGAGCTGACCCGCGACGCGGTCGCGACCCTGCACAAGACCTCCGGCCTCAACGTCGCCGCCCACCTGACCTGCGTCGACGCCAGCCGCGAGGAAACGCTCGCCATCGCCGACGGCTTTGCCGAGGCCGGCGTGAACGAGATCGTGGCGCTCCGCGGCGACCCGCCCAAGGGCTCGGGCGGCTTCACCCCCCACCCGGATGGCTTCAACGACAGCTGCGAGCTGATCTCGGCCCTGGCCGAAACCGGCAAGTTCAAGATCCGCGTCGGCGCCTACCCCGAGAAACACCCCGAAGCGGCCGACTCGAACGCCGATATCGACTACCTCAAGCGCAAGATCGACGCCGGCGCCGACGAGGCGATCACCCAGTTCTTCTTCGAGGCCGACACCTTCTTCCGCTTCCGCGACGCCTGCGCCAAGGCCGGCATCGACGCGCCGATCCTGCCCGGCATCCTGCCCATCGAGAACTGGAACGGCGCGCGCCGCTTCGCCGAATCCTGCGGCACCTCGGTCCCGGCATGGCTGGCCGACGCCTTCGAAAAGGCCCAGGCCCATGACGACGGGCGCGAGGACCTGCTCGCCGTGGCCGTGGCGACCGAGCTCTGCAGCAAGCTGATCGACGGCGGCGTCGAGCACCTGCACTTCTACACGCTCAACCGCCCCGACCTCACCCGCGACGTCTGCCACGCCCTCGGCGTGCGCTCCAAGGTCGAACTGCGCGACGTCGCCTGA
- a CDS encoding DUF2235 domain-containing protein, with amino-acid sequence MQWTRWAKRLYHLVRPGLRHEQSRYEGTRGQVTHVIILDGTMSTLDAGHESNAGLAYRLLSEVAHARLSLYYEAGVQWQDWASTGDVVTGRGINRQIRRAYGYLASRYRAGDRIILMGYSRGAYAVRSLAGIIDQVGLLKARHATERNIMTAYRHYQAGGETAAERAFVAAYCHETVEIEMIGVWDTVKALGLRLPIVWRWSEPAHAFHNHRLGPAIKRGYHALALDERRTVYTPVLWETPEGFPGKVEQVWFRGNHGDVGGQLGGVEAARPLANVPFRWMMGKLEECGVALPEGWEARFPADPDAPSCGTWSGWGKIFLIRSARVVGQDRSERLHDTVRGRDDLLPGAAAAH; translated from the coding sequence ATGCAATGGACACGGTGGGCTAAGCGTCTTTACCATCTGGTTCGGCCGGGGCTGCGCCACGAGCAGAGCCGGTACGAAGGCACGCGGGGGCAGGTCACGCATGTGATCATCCTCGACGGGACGATGTCCACGCTGGACGCAGGCCATGAAAGCAATGCCGGGCTGGCCTATCGGCTGTTGAGCGAGGTCGCCCATGCGCGGCTGTCGCTTTACTACGAGGCGGGCGTGCAGTGGCAGGACTGGGCCTCGACCGGCGACGTGGTGACGGGGCGCGGGATCAACCGGCAGATCCGGCGGGCCTACGGCTATCTTGCCAGCCGCTATCGCGCCGGCGACCGGATCATCCTGATGGGCTATTCCCGGGGCGCCTACGCGGTGCGCTCGCTGGCCGGGATCATCGACCAGGTCGGGCTCCTGAAGGCGCGGCATGCGACCGAGCGCAACATCATGACCGCCTATCGCCATTACCAGGCGGGCGGCGAGACGGCGGCCGAGCGCGCCTTTGTCGCCGCCTATTGCCACGAAACGGTCGAGATCGAGATGATCGGCGTTTGGGACACGGTCAAGGCGCTGGGCCTGCGTCTTCCCATCGTCTGGCGCTGGTCGGAGCCGGCGCATGCCTTCCACAACCATCGCCTCGGGCCCGCGATCAAGCGCGGCTATCACGCGCTGGCGCTGGACGAGCGGCGGACGGTCTACACACCGGTCCTGTGGGAAACGCCGGAGGGCTTTCCCGGCAAGGTCGAACAGGTCTGGTTCCGCGGCAATCACGGCGACGTGGGCGGCCAGCTTGGCGGGGTCGAGGCGGCAAGGCCGCTGGCCAACGTGCCGTTCCGCTGGATGATGGGCAAGCTGGAAGAGTGCGGCGTGGCCCTGCCCGAAGGCTGGGAGGCGCGGTTTCCGGCCGATCCCGACGCGCCCTCCTGCGGCACGTGGAGCGGCTGGGGCAAGATCTTCCTGATCCGCAGCGCGCGCGTGGTGGGGCAGGACCGGTCGGAACGGCTGCATGATACCGTGCGCGGGCGGGACGACCTGCTGCCCGGGGCGGCGGCGGCACACTGA
- a CDS encoding xanthine dehydrogenase family protein molybdopterin-binding subunit, whose product MQKFGKSQPASRLEDVRFLTGHGRYLDDTPPEEALRVYFLRSPMAHATIASIDLEAAKEAPGVHLVLDGEGLREAGVTEGLAAVTVDNRDGSKGAAPRRPLLAEGRVRFVGEAVAMVVADTLQEARDAAELIEVDYEDLPVHMALAAGGEPLHEDVPENRAFDWALGDEEGTEKAIAEAAHVVRLSVGDNRIISNPMEPRGAWADMEDGRLHLSFGGQGVWNTKRNGAKIYGLEPEEIRVTIPDVGGGFGTKAPDYPETYLVGQAARMLERPVRWYADRSETMLSDNAGRDLEHDLTLAFDDDLKITAYRVETRCNMGAYNSGLNQPIQTVLFSKVLTGVFDIQTAYQHVEGFYTNTTQVDAYRGAGRPEAIYALERVMDRAARELGVDTWELHRRNFIKPDQFPYTSFTGETYDVGEFARLLAKAEEAADRDGFAARKAESEGQGRLRGMGLCYYIEAILGNPTETAKVEFHEDGTVSIYVGTQSNGQGHETAYARFLSDQTGIPVENIRVVQGDSDKVATGGGTGGSRSVTTQNNATLATVSKMVEAFTPYLAEKMGVAPEDVAFDDETFRAPGSNLTPTFVEAAEMARVDGRTDLLVHEETATLPGRSYPNGAHVAEVEVDPETGHVTLERYTVVDDFGNLINPMLAEGQVHGGSVQGIGQALWEHVGYDEDGQLLTGSFMDYAMPRADDVPMIGFTSEPVPSTANAMGMKGCGEAGTVGAMAATANAVADALWQRGVRQADMPFTPSRVWKMLNDAMDTVG is encoded by the coding sequence ATGCAGAAATTCGGCAAGAGCCAACCGGCCTCCCGCCTTGAAGACGTTCGTTTCCTGACCGGTCACGGCCGGTACCTGGATGACACGCCGCCGGAAGAGGCGCTGCGGGTGTATTTCCTGCGCTCGCCCATGGCGCATGCGACGATTGCGTCGATCGATTTGGAGGCCGCGAAGGAGGCGCCGGGGGTGCACCTCGTGCTGGATGGCGAAGGCCTGCGCGAGGCGGGGGTGACCGAAGGGCTGGCCGCCGTGACGGTGGACAATCGCGACGGCAGCAAGGGCGCCGCCCCGCGCCGGCCGCTTCTGGCCGAGGGGCGGGTGCGCTTTGTTGGCGAGGCTGTGGCGATGGTGGTGGCCGACACGCTGCAGGAGGCGCGGGATGCGGCCGAGTTGATCGAGGTGGATTACGAGGATCTGCCGGTACACATGGCGCTGGCCGCCGGTGGCGAGCCGCTGCACGAGGACGTGCCGGAGAACCGGGCGTTCGACTGGGCGCTGGGCGATGAAGAGGGCACGGAGAAGGCCATTGCCGAGGCCGCGCATGTGGTGCGGCTGTCGGTGGGGGATAACCGCATCATCTCGAACCCGATGGAGCCGCGCGGGGCCTGGGCCGACATGGAAGACGGGCGTTTGCACCTGTCCTTCGGCGGGCAGGGGGTGTGGAACACCAAGCGGAACGGGGCGAAGATCTACGGGTTGGAGCCGGAAGAGATCAGGGTGACCATCCCGGATGTGGGCGGCGGGTTCGGCACCAAGGCGCCGGACTATCCCGAGACCTATCTCGTCGGGCAGGCGGCACGGATGCTGGAGCGCCCGGTGCGTTGGTATGCCGACCGGTCGGAGACGATGCTGAGCGACAATGCGGGGCGCGACCTTGAGCATGACCTGACGCTGGCGTTTGACGACGATCTGAAGATCACCGCCTACCGGGTCGAGACGCGCTGCAACATGGGGGCGTATAACAGCGGGCTGAACCAGCCGATCCAGACGGTGCTGTTTTCCAAGGTGCTGACGGGGGTGTTCGATATCCAGACCGCCTATCAGCATGTCGAGGGGTTCTATACCAACACGACGCAGGTCGATGCCTATCGCGGGGCCGGGCGGCCCGAGGCGATCTATGCGCTGGAGCGGGTGATGGACCGGGCGGCGCGCGAGCTGGGCGTGGATACGTGGGAGCTGCACCGGCGGAATTTCATCAAGCCGGACCAGTTTCCTTACACATCCTTTACCGGCGAGACCTATGATGTGGGCGAGTTCGCGCGGCTTCTGGCCAAGGCGGAAGAGGCGGCGGATCGCGACGGGTTCGCGGCGCGCAAGGCCGAGAGCGAAGGTCAGGGCCGGCTGCGCGGCATGGGGCTGTGCTATTATATCGAGGCGATCCTCGGCAACCCGACCGAGACCGCGAAGGTGGAGTTTCACGAGGATGGCACGGTGTCGATCTATGTAGGCACGCAGTCGAACGGGCAGGGGCACGAGACGGCCTATGCCCGCTTCCTGTCGGATCAGACTGGGATACCGGTGGAGAATATCCGCGTCGTGCAGGGCGACAGCGACAAGGTGGCCACCGGCGGCGGCACCGGCGGCTCGCGGTCGGTGACGACGCAGAACAACGCGACGCTGGCGACGGTGAGCAAGATGGTCGAGGCGTTCACGCCCTACCTGGCCGAGAAGATGGGCGTGGCGCCGGAGGATGTGGCGTTCGACGACGAGACCTTCCGCGCGCCGGGCTCGAACCTGACGCCGACCTTCGTGGAGGCCGCCGAGATGGCGCGGGTCGACGGGCGGACCGATTTGCTGGTGCATGAGGAGACGGCGACGCTGCCGGGCCGGTCCTACCCCAACGGGGCCCATGTGGCCGAGGTCGAGGTCGATCCGGAGACGGGGCATGTCACGCTGGAGCGGTACACGGTGGTCGACGATTTCGGCAACCTGATCAACCCGATGCTGGCCGAGGGCCAGGTGCATGGCGGCAGCGTGCAGGGCATCGGCCAGGCGCTTTGGGAGCATGTGGGTTATGACGAGGATGGCCAGCTGCTGACCGGGAGTTTCATGGACTATGCGATGCCGCGGGCCGATGATGTGCCGATGATCGGGTTTACCTCGGAGCCGGTGCCGTCGACCGCCAACGCGATGGGCATGAAGGGCTGTGGCGAGGCCGGCACGGTAGGGGCGATGGCGGCGACCGCCAATGCGGTGGCCGACGCGCTGTGGCAACGAGGGGTGCGGCAGGCCGACATGCCGTTCACGCCGTCGCGCGTATGGAAGATGCTGAACGATGCAATGGACACGGTGGGCTAA
- a CDS encoding Hint domain-containing protein has protein sequence MSQEVKQVFRAKAMPVHAEGVDALGAGEYTTGEYTTAAGALGDRRVETVADRVVPCFTPGTMVTTLGGKRAVETVRPGDKLLTRDRGFQPVVWRGMRRAALSDAPRDAAPVRIRAGALGPGQPERDMVVSPGHRVLSTDPDLLRSLGEPEALIEARALTGLPGVDRPVVAAVGYVHLLLEKHEVILTENTWTESLRLTTRLLRELSAAGAEGVGASLARPGDRAAATAQEPARHCLSVMEVAQARQV, from the coding sequence ATGTCTCAAGAGGTGAAGCAGGTGTTCAGGGCAAAGGCGATGCCGGTGCATGCCGAGGGTGTGGATGCCCTTGGTGCGGGCGAGTACACGACAGGCGAATATACGACAGCGGCCGGCGCCTTGGGCGACCGGCGGGTGGAAACCGTCGCCGACCGGGTCGTGCCGTGCTTTACCCCCGGCACGATGGTGACGACGCTCGGCGGCAAGCGCGCGGTCGAGACGGTGCGGCCGGGGGACAAGCTTCTGACCCGGGATCGCGGCTTTCAGCCGGTGGTGTGGCGCGGGATGCGCCGTGCGGCGCTGAGCGATGCGCCGCGAGACGCGGCGCCGGTGCGGATTCGCGCGGGCGCGCTCGGGCCGGGTCAGCCGGAACGCGACATGGTGGTCTCGCCCGGGCACCGGGTGCTGAGCACGGATCCGGACCTTCTGCGCAGTCTTGGCGAGCCCGAGGCGCTGATCGAGGCGCGGGCGCTGACGGGTCTGCCGGGTGTCGACCGGCCGGTGGTTGCGGCGGTCGGCTATGTGCACCTGCTGCTGGAAAAGCACGAGGTGATCCTGACCGAGAACACCTGGACGGAAAGCCTGCGGCTGACGACGCGCCTGCTGCGCGAGCTGTCGGCGGCCGGGGCCGAGGGTGTCGGCGCTTCGCTGGCACGGCCGGGCGACCGCGCCGCGGCCACTGCGCAGGAGCCGGCGCGGCATTGCCTGTCGGTCATGGAAGTCGCGCAGGCGCGGCAGGTGTGA
- a CDS encoding PaaI family thioesterase, producing the protein MSDPQPHVAQTLDDLPDMADLLSRTGLEFMQDVLAGKLSGPPIGATMGFHLAHVEPGRVVFEGTPDFTVTNPMRGVHGGWYGAILDSCMACAVMTTLPKGQIYTTLEYKVNITRAVPLGTRMEAVGEVSHAGRRTGVATGELRGVDDGKLYATASTTCLVMDANP; encoded by the coding sequence ATGTCCGACCCCCAGCCCCACGTCGCCCAAACCCTCGACGACCTGCCCGACATGGCCGACCTGCTGTCGCGCACCGGGCTCGAATTCATGCAGGACGTGCTCGCCGGCAAGCTCTCCGGCCCGCCGATCGGTGCCACCATGGGCTTTCACCTCGCCCATGTCGAACCGGGTCGCGTGGTCTTCGAAGGCACGCCCGACTTCACCGTCACCAACCCGATGCGCGGCGTGCATGGCGGCTGGTACGGCGCCATCCTCGACAGCTGCATGGCCTGCGCGGTGATGACCACGCTGCCAAAAGGGCAGATCTACACGACGCTCGAATACAAGGTGAACATCACCCGCGCCGTGCCGCTCGGCACCCGGATGGAAGCGGTGGGCGAGGTCAGCCACGCCGGCCGCCGCACCGGCGTCGCCACGGGCGAGTTGCGCGGCGTCGACGACGGCAAGCTCTACGCCACCGCCAGCACCACCTGCCTGGTCATGGACGCAAACCCCTGA
- a CDS encoding acyl-CoA dehydrogenase family protein, whose translation MDFSIRPEIRELLDRVSTMVRDEIAPLEAEYQAEIGKGDRWQYTERQAEILEGLKARAKAAGLWNFWLTDSDRGFGLTTVEYAYFAEEMGKTPMGAEVFNCNAPDTGNMEVFERYGSPELKDRWLTPLLEGEIRSAYLMTEPQVASSDATNIEMSCVRDGDDYVLNGEKWWATGAGDPRCKVYIVMVKTGGEDTSKHKRHSMIVVPADTPGVEKLRPMEVYGHDDAPHGHMHFRFTDVRVPAGNMLLGEGRGFEIAQGRLGPGRIHHCMRAIGQAESALELICRRGIEREAFGKPLVQLGANYDIIAECRMEIEQARLLCLKAAWMMDQGDARAAAPWISQIKVVAPRVALKVVDEAVQLFGGQGVSQDVPLSAMWTHLRTLRLADGPDAVHRRQVARTELKKYTQQKM comes from the coding sequence ATGGATTTTTCAATCAGGCCAGAGATCAGGGAGTTGCTCGACAGGGTGTCCACCATGGTCCGCGACGAGATCGCCCCGCTCGAGGCCGAGTATCAGGCCGAGATCGGCAAGGGCGACCGCTGGCAATATACCGAACGCCAGGCCGAGATCCTCGAAGGGCTCAAGGCCCGCGCCAAGGCGGCCGGACTCTGGAATTTCTGGCTCACCGACAGCGACCGGGGCTTTGGCCTCACCACCGTCGAATACGCCTATTTCGCCGAGGAGATGGGCAAAACCCCGATGGGCGCCGAGGTGTTCAACTGCAACGCCCCCGACACCGGCAACATGGAAGTCTTCGAACGCTACGGCTCGCCCGAGCTGAAAGACCGCTGGCTCACCCCGCTGCTCGAAGGCGAGATCCGCAGCGCCTACCTGATGACCGAACCCCAGGTCGCCAGCTCGGACGCCACCAATATCGAAATGTCCTGCGTGCGCGACGGCGACGACTACGTGCTCAACGGCGAGAAATGGTGGGCCACCGGCGCCGGCGATCCGCGCTGCAAGGTCTACATCGTCATGGTCAAGACCGGCGGCGAAGACACCTCCAAGCACAAGCGCCACTCCATGATCGTCGTGCCCGCCGATACGCCCGGCGTCGAAAAGCTCCGCCCGATGGAGGTCTACGGCCATGACGACGCGCCCCACGGCCACATGCATTTCCGCTTCACCGACGTCCGCGTGCCCGCAGGCAACATGCTCCTCGGCGAAGGCCGCGGCTTCGAGATCGCCCAGGGCCGCCTCGGGCCGGGCCGCATCCACCACTGCATGCGCGCCATCGGCCAGGCCGAATCGGCGCTCGAACTGATCTGCCGCCGCGGCATCGAGCGCGAGGCCTTCGGCAAACCCCTCGTCCAGCTCGGCGCCAATTACGACATAATCGCCGAATGCCGGATGGAGATCGAACAGGCCCGCCTGCTCTGCCTCAAGGCCGCCTGGATGATGGATCAGGGCGACGCGCGCGCCGCCGCGCCGTGGATTTCCCAGATCAAGGTCGTGGCGCCCCGCGTCGCGCTCAAGGTGGTCGACGAGGCGGTGCAGCTCTTCGGCGGCCAGGGCGTCAGCCAGGACGTGCCGCTCTCGGCCATGTGGACCCACCTGCGCACCCTGCGCCTCGCCGACGGGCCCGACGCGGTGCACCGCCGGCAGGTCGCCCGGACCGAGCTGAAGAAATACACCCAGCAGAAGATGTGA
- a CDS encoding type III PLP-dependent enzyme translates to MRDTPTWADPASHIARHTPDMAQFYFSPAILQATARRFRDGFPGLVTYAVKANAGEEVLANLVASGMRAFDVASPREMYAVRALCPDAVLHYNNPVRSREEVAVARAVGVASCSVDCFGELAKLDPLPRETEVAVRLALPVSGAAYDFGEKFGAGPEKAAALLREVAAMGFVPAMTFHPGTQCADPAAWGAYIEAAADVSKTAGVRIRRLNVGGGFASHRDGVAPDLEAIFDHVAVVTRRAFGEDAPALVCEPGRAMVAEAFTLATRVKALRGCGAVFLNDGIYGGLFEARDIGMGDRIRVIGPDGAARGGEAVSRVVYGPTCDSLDRLPAPVALPGDMAEGDYVLFDGMGAYSRAIATRFNGYGPGEAVTVARLG, encoded by the coding sequence ATGCGAGACACCCCGACATGGGCCGACCCGGCCAGCCATATTGCGCGGCATACGCCGGACATGGCGCAGTTCTATTTCTCTCCGGCGATTTTGCAGGCAACGGCGCGGCGGTTTCGGGACGGGTTTCCGGGGCTGGTGACCTATGCCGTCAAGGCCAATGCCGGGGAGGAGGTTCTGGCCAACCTCGTGGCCTCGGGCATGCGCGCCTTCGACGTGGCGAGCCCGAGGGAGATGTACGCGGTGCGCGCGCTCTGCCCCGATGCGGTTCTGCATTACAACAACCCGGTCCGGTCGCGGGAGGAGGTGGCCGTGGCCCGCGCGGTGGGTGTGGCGTCGTGCTCGGTCGACTGTTTCGGAGAGCTGGCGAAGCTCGATCCGCTGCCGAGGGAGACGGAGGTCGCGGTGCGGCTGGCGCTGCCGGTGAGCGGGGCGGCCTATGATTTCGGCGAGAAGTTCGGGGCCGGGCCGGAGAAGGCGGCGGCGCTGTTGCGCGAGGTGGCGGCGATGGGGTTCGTGCCGGCGATGACGTTCCATCCGGGCACGCAATGCGCGGACCCCGCGGCGTGGGGCGCCTATATCGAGGCGGCGGCGGATGTGTCGAAGACGGCCGGTGTCAGGATCAGGCGGCTGAATGTCGGCGGCGGGTTTGCCTCGCATCGGGACGGGGTCGCCCCGGACCTGGAGGCGATTTTCGATCATGTCGCGGTGGTGACCCGCCGGGCTTTCGGTGAGGACGCGCCGGCGCTCGTATGCGAGCCGGGCCGGGCGATGGTGGCCGAGGCGTTCACGCTGGCCACGCGGGTCAAGGCGCTGCGCGGTTGCGGGGCGGTTTTCCTCAATGACGGCATCTATGGCGGGCTGTTCGAGGCGCGCGATATCGGCATGGGCGACCGGATCCGGGTGATCGGGCCGGATGGTGCGGCGCGGGGCGGCGAGGCGGTGAGCCGGGTGGTTTACGGGCCGACCTGCGACAGCCTCGACCGGTTGCCGGCGCCCGTGGCGCTGCCCGGCGACATGGCGGAAGGGGACTATGTGCTCTTCGATGGCATGGGTGCCTATTCGCGCGCCATCGCGACCCGGTTCAACGGGTACGGGCCGGGCGAGGCGGTGACGGTGGCGCGGCTGGGCTGA
- a CDS encoding Lrp/AsnC family transcriptional regulator: MQIDQLDQALLSLLQENARMPVAVLARRLGLARTTVQARLDRLEETGTIAGYTVRLTDALRAPLRATALVSIEPRSAPTVLARLESLPGVRTVHTTSGRFDLIIGLEATTTEELDDTLDRIGEAKGVKGSESLIHLSTKIDRRG; this comes from the coding sequence ATGCAAATCGACCAACTCGACCAGGCCCTGCTCTCGCTGCTTCAGGAAAACGCCCGCATGCCGGTGGCCGTCCTTGCCCGCCGCCTCGGCCTTGCCCGCACCACCGTGCAAGCCCGGCTCGACCGGCTTGAGGAAACCGGCACCATCGCCGGCTATACCGTTCGCCTGACCGACGCGCTGCGCGCGCCCCTGCGCGCCACGGCCCTTGTCAGCATCGAGCCGCGCAGCGCGCCCACCGTCCTCGCCCGGCTCGAGTCGCTGCCGGGCGTGCGCACCGTCCACACCACCTCGGGCCGTTTCGACCTGATCATCGGGCTCGAGGCCACCACCACGGAAGAGCTCGACGACACGCTCGACCGCATCGGCGAGGCCAAGGGCGTCAAGGGCTCCGAAAGCCTGATTCACCTCTCCACGAAAATCGACCGGCGCGGGTAA
- a CDS encoding LysR family transcriptional regulator, protein MHIDFRHLRTIRAVHQAGGLAKAADLLHITQSALSHQIKGLEDQAGVELFVRRSKPLRLSAAGMRLLRVAEKVLPEIEALEAEFDGLRLGSAGRLHIAIECHACFEWLFPVLEQFRKSWPDVDVDIRPGLAFDALPALQKEEVDLVVSSDPEDLDGITFRPLFDYEPVFVASSQHPLAEKAFIEAEDLRGETLITYPVERTRLDVFTELLTPARVEPRAVRQVELTAVILLLVASNRGVAVLPDWVLREQRASSDYITRPLTEKGVTKRLYAAIREDDGDKPFMAHLLRLAREIPVRMQRRAKEAEVAE, encoded by the coding sequence ATGCACATCGACTTCCGGCACCTCAGAACGATCCGGGCGGTTCACCAGGCGGGCGGATTGGCCAAGGCGGCGGACCTGTTGCACATCACCCAGTCGGCGTTGAGCCACCAGATCAAGGGGCTGGAGGATCAGGCCGGCGTGGAGCTTTTTGTCAGGCGGTCCAAGCCCTTGCGCCTGTCGGCGGCGGGGATGCGGCTGCTCAGGGTGGCCGAGAAGGTGCTGCCCGAGATCGAGGCGCTGGAGGCCGAGTTCGACGGGCTGCGGCTGGGCAGTGCCGGGCGGCTGCATATCGCCATCGAGTGCCACGCCTGTTTCGAGTGGCTGTTCCCGGTGCTGGAGCAGTTCCGGAAATCCTGGCCGGATGTGGATGTGGACATCCGGCCCGGCTTGGCGTTTGACGCGCTGCCGGCCTTGCAGAAGGAGGAGGTGGATCTCGTGGTGTCGTCGGATCCGGAGGATCTGGACGGGATCACGTTCCGGCCGCTTTTCGACTATGAGCCGGTTTTCGTTGCCTCGTCGCAGCATCCGCTGGCGGAGAAGGCGTTTATCGAGGCGGAGGATCTCAGGGGCGAGACGCTGATCACCTACCCGGTGGAACGGACGCGGCTCGATGTGTTCACCGAGCTGCTGACGCCCGCGCGGGTGGAGCCGCGGGCGGTGCGGCAGGTGGAATTGACGGCGGTGATCCTGCTGCTGGTGGCGTCGAACCGGGGGGTGGCGGTTTTGCCGGACTGGGTGCTGCGCGAGCAAAGGGCGAGTTCGGATTACATCACCCGGCCGCTGACGGAGAAGGGCGTGACCAAGCGGCTTTACGCGGCGATCCGCGAGGATGACGGCGACAAGCCCTTCATGGCGCATCTGTTAAGGCTGGCGCGGGAGATCCCGGTCAGGATGCAGCGGCGGGCGAAAGAGGCGGAGGTGGCGGAGTAG